Proteins found in one Erwinia sp. SLM-02 genomic segment:
- a CDS encoding LacI family DNA-binding transcriptional regulator: MNRKPTMKELVTATQLSRATIDRVLNNRPGVKARTVETVQRAYSNLLVAAADEVSSERSLHSEKFAARFGVVVQAGAEYNESVQSAADRIQDKLGNQGITLDLVSCSDVDDEAVVQLLIKQAEHTDGLAVVAKNTPVINAAVQKLRQQGKHIVALVSDLDPEARDAYVGINNRAAGQAAGFILGRHLQREVNPCVAVIVGTLSYSCHDDREIGFRAQIRKTLPSVQVLEVVSGNDNTEQTYHAAKELFNKATNLCAVYNVAGGNAGLASALDEYAGLVRPVVVTHEVNNVTEKLIREEKIDYILTQDISQLLTVTAEKLTALVMQQPVSSQTCLPIEIITRFTLPAG, from the coding sequence ATGAACCGTAAACCGACGATGAAAGAGCTGGTTACTGCGACGCAGCTCAGCAGAGCAACCATTGACCGGGTGCTCAACAACCGTCCTGGGGTTAAAGCCAGAACGGTAGAGACTGTTCAGCGTGCTTATTCAAACCTGCTGGTTGCCGCGGCGGATGAAGTCAGTTCCGAACGTTCGCTTCACAGCGAAAAGTTCGCTGCGCGCTTTGGCGTGGTGGTTCAGGCCGGTGCGGAGTACAACGAGTCCGTGCAGAGTGCGGCGGACAGGATACAAGATAAGCTGGGTAATCAGGGTATTACGCTTGACCTTGTCAGCTGTTCCGACGTAGACGATGAAGCCGTGGTACAGCTGCTCATCAAGCAGGCTGAGCACACCGATGGCCTTGCCGTGGTGGCAAAAAATACGCCGGTTATCAATGCAGCCGTACAAAAACTTCGCCAGCAGGGTAAACACATTGTGGCGCTGGTCAGCGACCTCGATCCTGAAGCGCGTGATGCCTACGTTGGTATTAACAACCGTGCAGCGGGGCAGGCGGCAGGCTTTATCCTTGGCCGGCATTTACAACGCGAAGTAAACCCCTGCGTGGCGGTGATAGTCGGCACGCTTTCCTACAGCTGTCACGATGACCGCGAGATCGGGTTCCGCGCGCAAATTCGTAAAACGCTGCCGTCCGTTCAGGTACTTGAAGTGGTATCCGGCAACGATAACACCGAGCAGACTTACCATGCGGCAAAAGAACTCTTCAACAAGGCAACGAACCTGTGCGCCGTGTATAACGTTGCCGGGGGCAATGCAGGACTGGCCTCAGCGCTGGATGAATATGCCGGTTTGGTCAGGCCTGTGGTGGTGACCCACGAAGTGAATAACGTTACAGAGAAGCTGATTCGTGAAGAGAAGATCGACTATATCCTGACCCAGGATATTTCCCAGCTGCTGACCGTAACTGCCGAGAAACTGACCGCGTTGGTCATGCAACAGCCCGTGAGTTCGCAGACGTGTCTTCCGATTGAAATTATCACCCGCTTTACACTGCCTGCGGGGTGA
- a CDS encoding sugar phosphate isomerase/epimerase family protein yields MLTSLHGISTSHGNLITDVRLAKEAGFDALEIFYPKLVRYLEIGGTTREIKQIIADAGLSVSFLSALDRIERHEGSEKQQLLAEAEKITREAVELGTQTVMILPRTGIDHYADDKIMDIMSENISAIAAIGEQHGIRYMIELPAFTRFRTLGQAREVIRRIDKKNVGVVVDFWHFYASGATPQDVATMNKEMIFGVHFGDGRVPHSPQEPWDETVLRDCIPGEGEIDLRAWSEAVKSTGYNGAWSIELISPRLWERDPALLTKELLASIKKYAN; encoded by the coding sequence ATGCTGACCTCACTACATGGTATTTCGACCAGTCACGGTAATTTAATAACGGATGTGCGTCTCGCGAAAGAGGCGGGTTTTGATGCGCTGGAAATATTTTATCCTAAGCTGGTGCGCTATTTGGAAATTGGCGGAACCACGCGGGAAATAAAACAGATTATTGCCGATGCGGGGCTTTCCGTTTCATTTCTCAGCGCGCTCGACAGAATTGAACGGCATGAGGGAAGCGAGAAGCAGCAGCTGCTGGCCGAGGCGGAAAAAATCACCCGTGAGGCCGTTGAGCTGGGTACCCAAACCGTCATGATATTACCGCGTACCGGTATCGACCATTATGCCGATGACAAGATCATGGACATCATGAGCGAAAATATTTCTGCTATTGCCGCCATCGGTGAACAGCACGGCATTCGCTATATGATCGAGCTGCCGGCCTTCACCAGGTTCCGCACGCTGGGCCAGGCACGGGAGGTGATCCGCCGGATTGATAAGAAGAATGTCGGCGTTGTAGTCGACTTCTGGCACTTCTACGCCTCCGGCGCTACGCCGCAGGATGTCGCTACGATGAACAAAGAGATGATTTTTGGCGTGCACTTCGGTGACGGCCGTGTGCCGCACAGCCCGCAGGAACCCTGGGATGAGACGGTATTACGCGACTGCATACCGGGAGAAGGGGAGATCGATCTCCGCGCCTGGTCCGAAGCCGTTAAATCCACCGGCTATAACGGAGCCTGGTCAATTGAATTAATCAGCCCGCGCCTGTGGGAACGCGATCCTGCTTTATTAACAAAGGAGCTGTTGGCCTCCATTAAGAAATACGCGAATTAA
- a CDS encoding membrane-bound PQQ-dependent dehydrogenase, glucose/quinate/shikimate family has protein sequence MTKSDWLLGAIGAVVIILGAALAAGGAWLAVLGGAWFYLFAGILLCLTGYGLLRRRFFALPVALGLALYSVIWACWEIGDDFWQFLPRVSVFLAIALLTSLCAPWLARKNSLPSLGKKPAFITAGAFLIALVALISGIFFPHAEVTASGEAAPVINPQAGHEGGNDWSAWGRSTLGEKYVQFDQINKSNVKDLKVAWTYRTGDMAVDGAEYQVTPLKVADTVYLCTPLSKVIAVDATTGKEKWRFDPQPKIFESNQGWKRCRGVGYADLDTLSSTSPDNGEVTGAALSATATCRKRIIETTIDARIVALDAETGKLCEDFGNGGYVDLTVGLPADAKGGQQGSYNVTSAPLVADGVIMVGGRLNDNLTVGEPGGVVRGFDVASGKILWAWDAKRGASDSSPLPTGQTYPIETPNFWGTAAYDPKLGLAYFPTGNQTPDFWTGDRHPYSNEYNDAIVAVELKTGKERWHFRTANIDQFDYDVSTQPILYDMPQKDGTAIPVIIQGTKRSQIFVLDRRTGKPVYPVEQRKVQTDVMPGMQVADTQPYSALSVGVDRLKESDMWGATIFDQLYCRVQFKKLRYEGEWTPLSDKQDTLIWPGYYGGQNWGSMAINPATGMLYVNDIRMAMVGRFLSREEAAKGGLKPSTEGEYSEQKGTPWGVERGMFLSPLGTPCFKPPFGSLTAIDLANNQVKWQVPLGGIQDAPIHNSFLPKEGIVPNLYIPLGMPNLGGPLVTAGGLSFFHGTLDYYLRAFDNDTGKEIWRTRLPVGGQGTPMSYIGKDGKQYIVVVDGGATRTGTNKNRGDYVIAYALP, from the coding sequence ATGACAAAATCTGATTGGCTACTGGGCGCTATCGGTGCAGTGGTGATTATCCTGGGAGCAGCACTGGCAGCAGGCGGTGCCTGGCTCGCGGTATTAGGGGGAGCCTGGTTCTATTTGTTCGCCGGGATCCTGCTGTGCCTCACCGGCTACGGGTTACTGCGCAGGCGTTTCTTCGCCTTGCCGGTGGCGCTGGGGCTGGCGCTGTACAGCGTGATATGGGCCTGCTGGGAAATTGGCGATGACTTCTGGCAGTTTCTGCCGCGTGTATCGGTGTTCCTCGCTATCGCACTGCTGACGTCACTGTGCGCACCGTGGCTGGCCCGCAAAAATAGTCTGCCGTCACTCGGTAAAAAACCGGCTTTCATTACGGCCGGTGCCTTCTTGATTGCTCTGGTCGCGCTGATTAGCGGCATTTTCTTTCCGCATGCGGAAGTCACCGCATCGGGCGAAGCCGCGCCGGTGATTAATCCTCAGGCCGGCCACGAAGGAGGCAACGACTGGTCAGCCTGGGGGCGTAGCACCCTTGGCGAAAAATATGTCCAGTTTGACCAGATCAATAAAAGCAACGTCAAGGATCTGAAAGTTGCCTGGACTTATCGCACCGGAGACATGGCAGTGGATGGTGCTGAATATCAGGTCACCCCGTTAAAAGTGGCTGACACCGTTTATCTGTGTACGCCATTGAGTAAGGTGATTGCGGTTGACGCAACAACCGGTAAGGAGAAGTGGCGTTTCGACCCGCAGCCGAAAATCTTCGAAAGCAACCAGGGCTGGAAGCGATGCCGCGGGGTGGGCTATGCCGATCTCGACACGCTATCGTCGACCAGCCCGGATAACGGCGAGGTTACCGGTGCTGCACTGTCCGCCACTGCCACCTGTCGCAAACGCATCATTGAAACGACCATCGATGCACGCATCGTGGCGCTGGATGCTGAAACGGGAAAACTGTGTGAAGACTTTGGCAACGGAGGCTACGTCGACCTGACCGTGGGCCTGCCCGCTGACGCCAAAGGGGGACAGCAGGGTAGCTATAATGTGACTTCCGCGCCGCTGGTGGCCGACGGGGTGATTATGGTGGGTGGCCGTCTGAACGATAACCTCACCGTTGGTGAGCCTGGCGGCGTGGTGCGTGGCTTTGATGTGGCAAGCGGCAAAATCCTGTGGGCCTGGGATGCGAAACGCGGTGCCAGCGACAGCAGTCCGCTGCCGACCGGTCAGACCTATCCGATTGAAACGCCTAACTTCTGGGGCACTGCCGCGTACGATCCCAAGCTGGGTCTGGCCTATTTCCCGACGGGCAATCAGACGCCTGATTTCTGGACCGGCGACCGTCATCCGTACTCTAACGAATACAACGATGCCATCGTGGCCGTCGAACTGAAAACCGGCAAGGAACGCTGGCACTTCCGCACCGCCAACATTGACCAGTTTGACTACGACGTCTCCACTCAGCCGATTCTGTACGATATGCCGCAGAAGGATGGCACCGCCATTCCGGTGATCATCCAGGGTACCAAACGCAGTCAGATCTTTGTGCTGGATCGCCGTACCGGCAAACCGGTTTACCCGGTGGAGCAGCGTAAAGTGCAGACCGATGTGATGCCGGGGATGCAGGTCGCTGACACCCAGCCGTACTCCGCACTCTCCGTGGGTGTAGACAGGCTGAAAGAGTCCGATATGTGGGGAGCCACGATCTTCGATCAGCTCTACTGCCGCGTTCAGTTTAAAAAGCTGCGCTACGAAGGGGAGTGGACGCCGCTGTCGGATAAACAGGACACGCTGATCTGGCCGGGTTATTACGGCGGCCAGAACTGGGGCAGCATGGCGATCAATCCGGCGACCGGTATGCTCTACGTCAATGACATTCGCATGGCGATGGTGGGGCGTTTCCTGTCCCGCGAGGAGGCCGCGAAGGGCGGGCTGAAACCGTCAACCGAAGGTGAATATTCCGAGCAGAAGGGCACGCCGTGGGGCGTTGAGCGCGGGATGTTCCTGTCACCGCTGGGTACGCCGTGCTTTAAACCGCCGTTCGGCTCGCTGACCGCCATCGATCTGGCGAACAACCAGGTCAAATGGCAGGTGCCGCTCGGGGGTATTCAGGATGCGCCGATCCATAACAGCTTCTTACCGAAGGAGGGCATTGTCCCGAACCTGTATATTCCGCTGGGCATGCCGAACCTCGGCGGTCCACTGGTCACGGCGGGCGGGCTGAGCTTCTTCCACGGCACGCTGGACTACTATCTGCGCGCGTTCGACAACGATACCGGCAAGGAAATCTGGCGCACCCGGCTGCCGGTTGGCGGGCAGGGCACGCCAATGAGCTATATCGGCAAGGACGGCAAGCAGTACATCGTTGTGGTGGACGGCGGCGCGACCCGTACCGGCACCAACAAAAATCGCGGCGATTACGTGATTGCTTACGCCTTACCCTGA
- the codA gene encoding cytosine deaminase, whose product MNIINARLRHKDALHTLELHDGVINRITEQSSAQMAGAGDLDARQKLVIPPFVEPHIHLDATLTAGEPEWNRSGTLFEGIARWSQRKQTVTIEDTRQRALKTIGMLRDNGVQHVRTHIDVTDPSLTALEAMLAVKKEAAHLIDLQIVAFPQEGIESFPDGRALMTRAIEMGADVVGGIPHYEFTREKGISSLGFLMDLAQRHDRLVDVHCDEIDDPQSRFLEVLAEEARVRGMGAKVTASHTCAMGSYDNAYCSKLFRLLKASGINFISCPTESIHLQGRFDTWPKRRGVTRVAELDRAGINVCFAQDSIQDPWYPLGNGNIMRILDAGLHICHMMGYDDLQRCLDLITDNSARAMCLGDNYGIAVGRPANLLILDAENDYDALCRQARVLTSVRHGKIIMQRQPERISYPE is encoded by the coding sequence ATGAACATTATCAACGCGCGCCTGCGCCACAAAGACGCACTCCATACCCTTGAATTACACGACGGGGTGATTAACCGCATCACGGAGCAGTCCTCCGCACAGATGGCCGGGGCAGGCGATCTCGACGCGCGGCAAAAGCTGGTTATCCCGCCGTTCGTCGAGCCGCATATCCATCTCGACGCCACGCTGACGGCGGGGGAGCCGGAGTGGAACCGCAGCGGCACGCTGTTTGAGGGGATCGCCCGCTGGAGCCAGCGCAAACAGACCGTCACGATTGAGGATACCCGCCAGCGCGCGCTGAAAACCATCGGTATGCTGCGCGATAATGGCGTGCAGCACGTTCGCACGCATATTGACGTCACCGATCCCTCCCTGACGGCGCTTGAGGCGATGCTGGCAGTGAAAAAAGAGGCCGCGCATCTTATCGACCTGCAAATCGTGGCGTTCCCGCAGGAGGGCATTGAATCCTTCCCCGACGGCCGCGCGCTGATGACCCGCGCCATTGAGATGGGCGCCGACGTGGTGGGTGGCATTCCGCACTACGAATTCACCCGCGAGAAGGGCATCAGTTCACTGGGGTTCCTGATGGACCTGGCCCAGCGCCACGACCGCCTGGTCGACGTGCACTGCGATGAAATCGACGATCCGCAGTCGCGCTTCCTTGAAGTGCTGGCGGAAGAGGCCCGGGTCAGGGGGATGGGCGCGAAGGTGACGGCCAGCCATACCTGCGCCATGGGATCCTACGATAACGCGTACTGTTCCAAGCTGTTTCGGCTGCTCAAGGCGTCGGGGATTAACTTTATCTCCTGCCCAACGGAGAGCATTCATTTACAGGGCCGCTTCGACACCTGGCCGAAACGCCGTGGGGTGACGCGGGTGGCGGAGCTGGACCGGGCCGGGATCAACGTCTGCTTTGCGCAGGATTCCATCCAGGACCCGTGGTATCCGCTCGGTAACGGCAACATCATGCGTATTCTTGATGCCGGCCTGCATATCTGCCACATGATGGGATACGACGATTTGCAGCGCTGCCTCGACCTGATTACCGATAACAGCGCGCGGGCGATGTGCCTGGGGGATAACTACGGCATCGCCGTGGGGCGCCCGGCGAACCTGCTGATCCTGGATGCCGAAAATGACTACGATGCGCTGTGCCGCCAGGCCCGGGTGCTGACCTCGGTTCGGCACGGTAAAATCATTATGCAGCGCCAGCCGGAACGGATTAGCTATCCGGAGTGA
- a CDS encoding beta-galactosidase — MEKLLYGVAYYREYMPEERLDEDIRLMKAAGINVVRIAESTWSSYERQDGDFDFSSVLTVLDRMHANHIAVIIGTPTYAIPAWLAKKHPSVMATTPQGVNKYGHRQKMDITSPVYLRYAERIIRELMSATATHPAVIGYQIDNETKYYDTCGSPVQRGFIEQLKKQFDGNLDKLNAEYGLDYWSNRIDAWEDFPPLESTINASLGAAFQRYQRGLVTEFLAWQATLVSEYRLPGQFITHNFDFEWRTWSFGVRGEVDHFTASSVLDITGVDIYHPGQHQLTGVEIAFCGDIARTTKDANYLVLETQAQAFKNWTPYPGQLRLQAFSHIASGAAMVSYWHWHSLHNSYETYWKGLLSHDLQPNPVYDEAKDVGQAFARLSPQLAGLKKHNRVALLVSHDSLTAVDWHPYSGHQFGRNKEHQYNDTVRAYYDALYRLNIEVDILTVDDPRLSRYQLLIAPLLYAVSESSLQRLNQFTERGGHILYAFRSGFANEHLKVRTNRQPAVIREAVGASYQLFVEPHEVTLQSGLLDIPAGKAAVADWMELLEADAGAEVWASYRHPYWNKYAAIVHNRYGAGTATYVGCSISSEAVEAVLLQLIEKTSLDVAAISPDYPVTVRRAVNRSGNTVLFFLNYSSQPQTLSFPFKAGEELLSGQRYRQGQALELADWGVAIFEVEKE; from the coding sequence GTGGAAAAATTACTCTATGGTGTGGCTTACTACCGTGAATATATGCCTGAAGAAAGGCTGGATGAAGATATACGGCTGATGAAGGCGGCAGGCATCAATGTGGTTCGTATTGCGGAAAGCACGTGGAGCAGCTACGAACGACAGGACGGTGATTTTGACTTTTCCAGCGTGCTGACCGTTCTGGACCGTATGCATGCTAACCACATCGCCGTTATCATCGGTACGCCAACCTATGCCATTCCTGCATGGCTTGCGAAAAAGCACCCTTCGGTCATGGCCACCACCCCGCAGGGAGTGAATAAATATGGTCACCGCCAGAAGATGGATATCACCAGCCCTGTTTACCTGCGATATGCAGAGCGGATTATTCGCGAGTTGATGAGCGCCACCGCCACTCATCCGGCCGTCATTGGGTATCAGATCGATAATGAGACTAAATACTATGATACCTGCGGATCACCCGTTCAGAGGGGCTTTATTGAGCAGTTGAAAAAACAGTTCGATGGCAATCTCGACAAGCTGAATGCCGAGTACGGCCTTGATTACTGGAGTAACAGAATCGACGCGTGGGAGGATTTTCCGCCGCTGGAAAGTACCATCAATGCCAGCCTGGGCGCCGCCTTCCAGCGCTATCAGCGCGGCCTGGTGACAGAATTCCTGGCCTGGCAGGCAACGCTGGTCAGCGAGTATCGCCTGCCCGGTCAGTTCATCACCCATAACTTCGATTTCGAGTGGCGGACATGGTCCTTTGGCGTGCGCGGTGAAGTCGATCATTTCACGGCATCGTCGGTGCTGGACATTACCGGCGTGGATATCTATCACCCGGGCCAGCATCAGCTTACCGGGGTGGAAATTGCCTTCTGCGGAGACATTGCGCGCACCACGAAGGACGCAAACTATCTGGTTCTGGAAACGCAGGCGCAGGCGTTTAAGAACTGGACCCCCTATCCCGGCCAGCTCCGCCTTCAGGCTTTCAGCCACATCGCTTCCGGCGCAGCGATGGTAAGCTACTGGCACTGGCATTCCCTGCATAACTCCTATGAAACGTACTGGAAAGGACTGCTCAGCCACGATCTGCAGCCAAACCCTGTTTATGATGAGGCGAAAGACGTCGGGCAGGCCTTTGCCCGCCTTTCCCCGCAGCTTGCGGGCCTGAAAAAACACAATCGCGTCGCCCTGCTCGTCAGTCACGACTCACTGACCGCCGTTGACTGGCATCCTTACAGCGGGCATCAGTTTGGTCGTAACAAGGAACACCAGTATAACGACACCGTCCGCGCGTATTATGATGCCCTTTACCGCCTTAACATTGAGGTGGACATTCTGACCGTTGACGATCCCCGGCTGTCCCGCTATCAGCTGCTGATTGCTCCCCTGCTTTACGCCGTTTCTGAGTCATCTCTGCAGCGCCTGAATCAGTTTACCGAACGGGGCGGGCATATCCTCTACGCCTTCAGATCGGGCTTTGCTAATGAGCATCTCAAAGTCAGAACGAACAGGCAGCCGGCCGTCATCAGGGAAGCGGTGGGTGCAAGCTATCAGCTGTTCGTTGAGCCACACGAGGTGACCCTGCAGTCCGGGCTGCTGGACATTCCTGCCGGGAAAGCCGCTGTAGCCGACTGGATGGAGCTGCTGGAGGCCGATGCCGGGGCCGAGGTTTGGGCAAGTTATCGGCACCCCTACTGGAATAAATACGCGGCCATCGTTCATAACCGCTACGGTGCCGGAACGGCAACCTACGTGGGCTGCAGCATCAGTTCTGAGGCCGTGGAGGCGGTGCTGCTTCAATTGATTGAAAAAACGTCTCTGGACGTCGCAGCCATATCGCCGGATTACCCGGTCACGGTCAGGCGCGCGGTGAACCGTTCAGGCAATACCGTTCTTTTCTTCCTGAACTATTCCAGCCAGCCTCAGACCCTGTCCTTCCCGTTTAAGGCCGGCGAGGAGTTACTGAGCGGGCAGCGTTACCGGCAGGGACAGGCGCTTGAACTGGCTGACTGGGGCGTGGCGATTTTTGAAGTGGAGAAAGAATGA
- a CDS encoding VOC family protein translates to MNEIDVGFTHVAFVVRNLGNSIAFYERYAGMSVVHQREPDVPDARKVAWLSDRTRPFALVLVQSDNVTDTPLGSFGHLGVACASRQEIDEKISLARAENVLRKEPVDAGDPVGYYVFFADPDGNTLELSYGQRVGLQASDNAIKQ, encoded by the coding sequence ATGAACGAAATAGATGTTGGTTTCACGCATGTTGCATTTGTCGTTAGAAACTTAGGTAACAGTATTGCGTTTTATGAACGCTATGCCGGTATGTCTGTTGTTCACCAGCGCGAACCTGATGTTCCTGATGCGCGTAAAGTGGCATGGCTGAGCGATCGAACCCGCCCGTTTGCCCTCGTTTTGGTACAGTCAGATAATGTGACGGACACCCCATTAGGGAGCTTCGGCCATCTTGGCGTTGCCTGTGCCAGCCGCCAGGAAATTGATGAAAAAATCAGTTTGGCACGTGCTGAAAATGTTTTGCGGAAAGAACCTGTAGATGCGGGCGACCCAGTGGGTTATTACGTTTTCTTCGCTGACCCAGACGGCAATACCTTGGAGCTTTCTTACGGACAGCGTGTTGGGCTGCAGGCCTCAGATAACGCTATAAAGCAATAA
- a CDS encoding sugar porter family MFS transporter — translation MSYQHRFHARYVYMLCLAASAGGFMFGYSEGVIAATLESIQHTFGLNSVQTGWAVSSVIFGGVIGALTAGKMANKTGRKPVLLLSAILFVITSYFSAVADSFTLFTGSRLICGIAVGLAATVAPMYISEISPAKMRGKATGTYDLSMVVGVLAVFTVNYLIARGMPQAWMVETGWRIMMAVQLVPSLAMLVLIIYLPESPHWCIRHNRSEQAIKVLSRIYPELNQEEARQLFQLPSSPARSSNTASKGALADSPALRYILVVGVAIAILQQFTGINVINYYTPMMLEGTTSDKDIIFFETIFVALLNGIGAFIGMHLFDHYGRLPIMKIGTVGAIVGLLIASWGLYSNDVGYIAISGILIFTLFFGMGWGAGAWVMISEIFPDRIREFSMGLAVGLMWISNFLITLVFPIVNDNAWLQEQFHGAFSMWIFVAFNVVCYWFLSRYVPETRGVALEDIEKVAEAKMLKNSLSVQTEKG, via the coding sequence ATGTCTTATCAACACAGGTTTCATGCCCGCTACGTGTATATGCTCTGCCTGGCGGCTTCCGCCGGTGGATTTATGTTTGGTTATTCCGAAGGGGTGATCGCCGCCACGCTGGAGTCGATTCAGCACACGTTCGGCCTGAATTCGGTACAAACCGGTTGGGCTGTTTCCAGCGTGATTTTTGGCGGGGTGATCGGCGCGCTGACCGCCGGGAAAATGGCGAATAAAACCGGCCGCAAACCGGTCCTGCTGCTCAGCGCCATCCTGTTTGTGATTACCTCTTATTTTTCGGCCGTCGCGGACTCGTTTACGCTGTTTACCGGTTCACGGCTGATCTGCGGTATCGCCGTTGGCCTGGCGGCGACGGTGGCGCCGATGTATATCTCTGAAATTTCACCGGCCAAAATGCGCGGCAAAGCCACCGGCACGTACGATCTGTCTATGGTGGTTGGCGTGCTGGCGGTGTTTACCGTCAACTACCTGATTGCACGCGGCATGCCGCAGGCCTGGATGGTGGAAACCGGCTGGCGGATTATGATGGCTGTGCAGCTGGTGCCCTCGCTGGCGATGCTGGTGTTGATCATTTACTTACCCGAGTCGCCACACTGGTGCATCCGGCATAACCGCAGCGAGCAGGCGATTAAAGTGCTGTCGCGTATCTATCCGGAACTTAATCAGGAAGAGGCCCGTCAGCTGTTTCAGCTGCCGTCTTCTCCCGCCAGAAGCTCAAACACGGCGAGCAAAGGCGCGTTGGCGGACAGCCCGGCACTGCGCTACATCCTGGTGGTCGGTGTGGCGATTGCGATTCTGCAGCAGTTCACCGGCATCAACGTCATCAACTACTACACCCCGATGATGCTGGAAGGCACCACCAGTGATAAAGACATCATCTTCTTCGAAACGATTTTTGTCGCCCTGCTCAATGGTATTGGTGCATTTATCGGCATGCACCTGTTCGACCACTATGGCCGCCTGCCGATCATGAAGATTGGCACCGTCGGTGCGATCGTCGGGTTGCTGATTGCCTCCTGGGGTCTGTACAGCAATGATGTCGGCTATATCGCCATCAGCGGCATCCTGATCTTCACGCTGTTCTTTGGTATGGGCTGGGGCGCGGGCGCCTGGGTAATGATCTCGGAAATTTTCCCGGACAGGATCCGTGAATTCAGTATGGGACTGGCCGTGGGCCTGATGTGGATCAGCAACTTCCTGATCACCCTGGTGTTCCCGATCGTCAACGACAATGCCTGGCTGCAGGAGCAATTCCATGGCGCGTTCTCCATGTGGATCTTCGTGGCGTTTAACGTCGTCTGTTACTGGTTCCTGTCGCGTTACGTTCCGGAAACCCGAGGCGTGGCGCTGGAAGATATCGAAAAGGTCGCGGAAGCCAAGATGCTGAAAAATTCGCTGTCTGTGCAGACGGAGAAAGGCTGA
- the iolE gene encoding myo-inosose-2 dehydratase translates to MKTNNAPRLPVRVAISPLSWANEVIEEFGKDATAELCLTGAQAAGYEGVEMSRLFPRDPDELNSLLSGYHLSLASGWHSGFLAERSVDEELSAVEEFATLLQKTGARVMVYGECAAMAENALDVPMSRRQKLTPEQMAAYGARLTEFARALAERYGLAMAYHHHLMMVVETRDEVRQLMAATGDEVGLLLDTGHALTGGFSYVDLISEFGPRIKHIHLKDVRPPVLETVRSGDLSFNDAVRAGLFTIPGDGAIDFQPLFEFIRRSGYEGWLVVEAEQDPSLECPEITVARARDWLSTILPARA, encoded by the coding sequence ATGAAAACAAATAATGCTCCCCGTTTACCGGTGAGAGTGGCAATCAGTCCGCTCTCCTGGGCCAATGAAGTGATTGAAGAGTTTGGTAAAGATGCCACGGCAGAATTATGCCTGACGGGCGCGCAGGCTGCGGGTTATGAAGGCGTTGAGATGAGCCGTTTATTTCCCCGCGATCCTGACGAATTGAATTCGCTGCTGTCCGGTTATCACCTTTCCCTGGCATCCGGCTGGCACAGCGGTTTTCTCGCCGAGCGCAGCGTGGATGAGGAGCTGAGTGCGGTTGAAGAGTTTGCCACGCTGCTGCAAAAAACCGGTGCGCGGGTGATGGTGTACGGCGAGTGTGCCGCGATGGCGGAGAACGCGCTGGATGTGCCCATGTCCCGCCGTCAGAAGTTGACCCCGGAACAGATGGCGGCGTATGGCGCGCGGCTGACCGAATTCGCCAGGGCGCTGGCGGAACGCTATGGTCTGGCAATGGCGTACCACCACCACCTGATGATGGTGGTGGAAACGCGCGATGAAGTTCGCCAGCTGATGGCGGCAACCGGTGATGAAGTTGGCCTGCTGCTGGACACCGGACATGCGCTGACGGGCGGGTTCAGTTACGTCGATCTGATTTCGGAATTTGGCCCACGGATTAAGCATATCCACCTGAAAGACGTGCGTCCGCCGGTTCTGGAAACCGTGCGCAGCGGCGATCTCTCGTTTAACGATGCGGTGCGGGCGGGCCTGTTTACTATCCCCGGCGACGGCGCCATCGATTTCCAGCCGCTGTTCGAGTTTATCCGCCGCTCGGGTTACGAGGGCTGGTTGGTGGTGGAAGCCGAGCAGGATCCTTCGCTGGAATGCCCGGAAATCACCGTTGCCAGAGCGCGTGACTGGCTCAGCACCATCCTGCCTGCCCGGGCATAA